One genomic segment of Acidobacteriota bacterium includes these proteins:
- a CDS encoding EamA family transporter: MKDKLTGTDLLILCMVLVWGINYPLIKLVLYQFLPMSFNILRFSLASLLLLFIVRLFQPKGFRFSRADLPRLFLLAILGNTTYQLLFIYGINKTTASSASLIAATIPIFTGIFSALLRYERIRLIGWVGISCSFLGIFLIIKGKGGGDPLLVGETIGDVMILASTLSWALYTVLAKPMLKKYPPLILTSYAMIIGTIFLYPFAISDLKQQDWGRITTSGWLILGYSFSLAIALGYVIWYRGVGRIGGVRTAVYSNLTPIFAIIFSFLILREELSYTQLIGGLVVGLGVYLVRFRRGIEQV; the protein is encoded by the coding sequence ATGAAGGATAAATTAACCGGTACCGATCTTCTCATCCTCTGTATGGTTCTCGTTTGGGGGATAAACTACCCCCTCATCAAGCTGGTACTTTATCAGTTCCTCCCGATGAGCTTCAATATCCTTCGGTTCAGTTTGGCAAGCCTCCTCCTTCTCTTTATAGTGCGGTTGTTTCAACCTAAGGGGTTCAGGTTTAGCCGGGCTGATCTCCCTCGTCTTTTCCTCCTTGCCATCTTGGGAAACACCACCTATCAACTCCTCTTTATCTACGGGATAAATAAAACCACCGCCTCGAGCGCTTCCTTGATTGCAGCAACCATCCCCATCTTCACCGGCATCTTCTCCGCCCTTTTGAGGTACGAACGGATCAGGTTGATAGGTTGGGTGGGGATATCCTGCTCCTTCCTCGGCATCTTCCTGATCATTAAGGGAAAGGGAGGAGGGGACCCCCTTCTCGTTGGGGAAACGATAGGTGATGTGATGATCCTCGCCTCCACTCTATCCTGGGCGTTGTACACGGTGCTCGCCAAACCGATGCTCAAAAAATACCCCCCGCTTATCCTCACCTCCTACGCGATGATCATCGGAACCATCTTCCTTTATCCCTTTGCCATTAGCGATCTTAAGCAGCAAGATTGGGGAAGAATCACCACCTCGGGTTGGCTCATTCTCGGTTATTCCTTTTCCCTCGCCATCGCTTTGGGGTATGTCATCTGGTATCGTGGGGTAGGGAGGATAGGCGGGGTGAGAACAGCCGTTTATTCCAACCTTACCCCAATATTCGCCATCATCTTCTCCTTCCTTATCCTTAGGGAAGAACTTAGTTATACCCAATTGATCGGCGGTTTAGTGGTGGGGTTGGGGGTATATCTGGTTAGATTCCGCAGAGGTATCGAACAGGTTTAA
- a CDS encoding rhomboid family intramembrane serine protease, producing the protein MIPLKDENPTETTPYVTIALLLVNTVIFFYELSYGLGMGRFIFRFGMIPYEFTQGMELAPPSPIPAGLTILTSMFLHGGLFHLGGNMLYLWIFGNNVEDALGHFRFLIFYFICGFAAAFTHILANPLSKVPTVGASGAIAGLLGAYLILYPYARVLTLIFFFYFVRIVPLPAYFIIGFWFILQLLNGMIGGGGVAWFAHIGGFLAGLLLVKLFARPDRGHHRFRYWET; encoded by the coding sequence ATGATACCATTGAAGGACGAAAACCCGACTGAAACCACTCCTTATGTCACCATCGCCTTGCTCTTGGTGAACACCGTCATCTTCTTTTATGAGCTTTCCTATGGGTTAGGGATGGGAAGGTTTATCTTCCGCTTTGGAATGATACCCTACGAGTTCACTCAGGGGATGGAGCTTGCCCCTCCATCCCCCATTCCTGCGGGATTAACCATCCTCACCTCGATGTTCCTTCACGGGGGGCTTTTCCATCTCGGAGGGAATATGCTTTACCTCTGGATATTTGGCAATAATGTCGAAGATGCCTTAGGGCATTTTCGGTTCCTCATCTTCTATTTCATCTGCGGCTTTGCTGCCGCTTTTACCCACATCTTAGCGAACCCCCTCTCCAAGGTGCCCACGGTTGGGGCAAGCGGGGCGATCGCCGGCTTATTGGGCGCCTATCTTATCCTCTACCCCTATGCCCGGGTGCTAACCTTGATCTTTTTCTTCTACTTCGTCCGGATAGTTCCCCTTCCTGCTTACTTCATTATCGGCTTCTGGTTCATCCTTCAGCTTTTGAACGGGATGATCGGTGGAGGCGGAGTTGCCTGGTTCGCTCACATCGGAGGCTTCCTTGCTGGACTCCTCTTGGTGAAGCTCTTTGCTCGTCCTGATAGAGGCCATCATCGATTCCGCTATTGGGAAACATAA
- a CDS encoding HAMP domain-containing protein, producing MTIKGKDKRGVLAPLSGITGRVLFISLSILLAILLFLGGSYYLGEKKVITRFIFSQLNLVAEQDKKIILGWIESTVAKTERIGAILGGKYIENIKQENLNLGDLEKHCYLFIQGKDGELSPLIPSPASFRLLQRYGKQLKRVGESRKPLILSQGKSPKNKPMLIIAVPFILKGAIYGVMVNPVDVEKELLPLLRRYLEGEELRIILVDRRGGLLIKIGDEGWVPPLSLALSAAKGEEGITEAESKEGKSLASYRHIPSASLGLVVMEDEKRALLPLFALRRRTITFGIVGFAIFATIIWITARRLTKPIIKLTAGAKKIAEGNLDARIEIERDDELGELARAFNLMVSQLNLSLSALKAKSEALEKTVTELEKVNKSLKDKTKELEKTQEKLVKQERLAVLGQLASVISHELRNPLVVINNACYYLREKIEDEELKKFIDMISRETKIADGIIAHVLSFAKPRPPVFLPVNLGEVVSDALSVVKERGECKRAEIKMELPSSLPKLKGDPEKLRIVLVNLILNSCQAMPKGGKVTISAESKGKELILTVSDEGEGISKAKISSIFEPFYTTKKRGVGLGLSICKRIIEEHKGRIRVESRPGKGTTFFISLPLGRNDDRRKKT from the coding sequence ATGACGATAAAGGGAAAGGATAAAAGGGGGGTTCTCGCCCCTCTTTCGGGGATAACGGGGAGGGTTTTGTTCATTTCCCTTTCTATCCTCTTAGCCATCCTTCTCTTCCTTGGTGGGAGCTATTATCTGGGAGAAAAGAAGGTAATAACCAGGTTCATCTTCTCTCAGCTCAATCTGGTAGCGGAACAGGATAAAAAGATAATCTTAGGTTGGATTGAGAGCACGGTGGCGAAAACAGAGAGAATAGGAGCGATCCTCGGTGGTAAATATATCGAAAACATCAAGCAAGAGAACCTAAACTTAGGGGACTTAGAGAAGCATTGTTATCTTTTCATCCAGGGAAAAGACGGAGAACTATCACCCCTTATCCCCTCTCCCGCCTCCTTTCGTCTTCTCCAAAGATACGGAAAGCAATTGAAGCGAGTAGGAGAAAGTAGAAAACCGCTCATCCTCTCCCAAGGAAAGAGCCCCAAGAACAAGCCAATGCTGATAATAGCGGTACCCTTCATCCTCAAAGGGGCTATCTATGGCGTAATGGTTAATCCGGTAGATGTGGAGAAAGAACTCCTTCCCTTACTTAGACGGTATTTAGAAGGGGAGGAGCTCCGGATAATCTTGGTTGATAGGAGAGGGGGGCTACTGATCAAGATCGGGGATGAAGGGTGGGTACCACCATTAAGTTTAGCCCTTTCCGCGGCAAAGGGAGAGGAGGGGATAACCGAGGCGGAGAGTAAAGAGGGTAAATCTTTAGCCTCTTACCGCCACATCCCTTCTGCCTCGTTAGGGTTGGTGGTGATGGAGGACGAGAAGAGAGCCCTTCTTCCTCTCTTCGCCCTTAGGAGAAGAACTATCACCTTTGGAATCGTAGGCTTCGCCATCTTCGCTACCATAATCTGGATCACTGCAAGGAGACTAACGAAGCCAATAATAAAGCTTACCGCTGGAGCAAAGAAGATAGCGGAGGGGAATCTTGATGCGCGGATTGAGATAGAACGGGATGACGAATTGGGAGAGCTTGCCCGCGCCTTCAATCTGATGGTCAGTCAGTTGAACCTCTCCCTTTCTGCCCTAAAAGCGAAATCGGAGGCTTTGGAGAAAACGGTAACTGAGCTTGAAAAGGTAAACAAAAGCCTCAAGGATAAGACAAAGGAATTGGAGAAAACCCAGGAGAAGCTGGTAAAGCAGGAGAGATTGGCGGTGCTCGGGCAGTTAGCCTCGGTGATAAGCCACGAGTTGAGAAACCCGCTCGTGGTTATAAACAATGCTTGTTATTACCTGAGGGAGAAAATAGAGGACGAAGAGCTAAAGAAATTCATCGATATGATATCCCGGGAGACGAAGATAGCGGATGGGATAATCGCCCATGTGCTGAGCTTCGCCAAACCTCGTCCTCCTGTTTTTCTCCCGGTGAACCTTGGTGAGGTGGTATCAGATGCCTTATCTGTGGTCAAGGAACGGGGGGAATGCAAAAGAGCCGAGATAAAGATGGAGCTACCTTCATCGCTTCCTAAGCTTAAGGGAGATCCGGAAAAACTGCGAATAGTTTTGGTAAATCTTATCCTAAACAGCTGTCAGGCGATGCCCAAGGGGGGAAAGGTAACCATAAGTGCGGAGAGCAAAGGGAAGGAATTGATCCTTACGGTAAGCGATGAGGGAGAAGGGATATCAAAAGCGAAGATATCCTCGATCTTTGAGCCCTTTTACACCACTAAGAAGCGTGGAGTAGGGCTCGGTTTATCCATATGTAAGCGCATCATCGAGGAACATAAGGGGAGGATAAGGGTCGAAAGCAGACCGGGAAAAGGGACGACCTTTTTTATTTCCCTTCCCTTAGGGAGAAATGATGACCGAAGAAAGAAAACCTAA
- a CDS encoding PAS domain S-box protein: MMTEERKPKVLIADDEEGIRSTLSAILSSEGYSVYSAGTADELFSFLRKEEFDLILLDIVLPDADGLSLIPEIKKVAPMAGIILITAYASLESAISALNLGANGYLPKPIDIPMAKQIIAGTITQMELERKKKELEDKLRYMAERYRSLLDNLREGIYISTPEGRFKEVNEELVRIDGYSSKEELLKVNIADLYVSPEEREKFKKILGEKGAVKNYEIRYRRKDGKIIYCLESCVAIRDETGRIIEYQGTITDITERKQLEMKLEEYAHQLERKVEERTKEIERRKEELQTIINTMNEGLAILNRDLTITGFNRKLIELLGYEEKEVLGRSALDFFTEESKERIKNEMSKKRLKGLPSTYEAEGFTKDGRRVHLLISAAPLYNEKGEITGSVAVLTEITHLKEMERKLKEYAEKLEEKVEERTRKLKETEARYSTLFQNVREGVFIADEEGRIIEANSGFISLFGYQSKKEVLRKKVLLNHSVNREIYQRIKDRMTEEGEISGIETSFKRKDGTTFYAFISGAVIEEKEKEKKRFFGTITDITERKLLENKLKEALDYVENIIESSHDIIITLDLSRRIVTFNRAAELAFGYLRDEVLGQSSDILYAEKEVGEKIFKATLNKGRFEGEVVNKRKNGAIFYSYLSSSCLKNRAGEVIGVMGVSHDITKEKELAEEKERYTKELERSLKELKKTQDQLIQAEKMASLGQLLAGIAHELNTPISFISANLRALTEYQPILEELVSICESGAKKLIEAKRKEEGEKALSFLRENKLKEIIDDIALLASQSLKGAERMIRLISDLRKFSRMDRGELISTDVNACLDTALALLHNEIKYKAEVIRDYGDIPQILSAAGRLEQVFVNLLLNAAQAIKEKGKITITTRKEGENVVIKISDTGCGISKTDLPHIFDPFFTTKPRDKGTGLGLSIVYNIVKQHGGDIKVESRKGVGTTFTITLPKIPPTPPTS; the protein is encoded by the coding sequence ATGATGACCGAAGAAAGAAAACCTAAGGTCTTGATCGCCGATGATGAGGAGGGGATAAGGTCCACTCTAAGCGCTATCCTCTCTTCTGAGGGATACTCCGTTTACTCCGCAGGAACCGCTGATGAGCTTTTCTCCTTTCTAAGGAAGGAGGAATTCGACCTAATCCTCCTCGACATAGTGCTTCCCGATGCCGATGGCCTTAGCCTCATCCCGGAGATAAAGAAAGTTGCTCCTATGGCAGGGATCATCCTCATCACCGCCTACGCCTCCCTCGAGAGCGCCATCTCCGCCCTGAATCTGGGGGCTAATGGGTATCTCCCCAAACCAATAGATATCCCTATGGCGAAACAGATCATAGCAGGAACGATAACCCAGATGGAACTCGAGAGAAAGAAGAAAGAGCTGGAGGATAAACTGCGATATATGGCGGAGAGATACCGCTCATTGCTCGACAACCTCCGCGAGGGGATCTACATCAGCACCCCAGAAGGAAGGTTCAAGGAGGTGAATGAGGAACTGGTGAGAATAGACGGCTATAGCTCTAAAGAGGAACTTCTCAAGGTCAACATAGCGGATCTTTATGTCTCTCCTGAGGAAAGGGAGAAATTCAAGAAGATACTTGGAGAAAAGGGAGCGGTAAAGAACTACGAGATCCGTTATCGGAGGAAAGATGGGAAGATAATCTATTGTCTCGAATCCTGCGTCGCCATAAGGGACGAGACGGGGAGAATCATAGAGTATCAAGGTACGATAACCGACATCACTGAGCGGAAACAGTTGGAGATGAAGCTCGAGGAATATGCCCACCAGCTGGAGCGAAAGGTGGAGGAGCGGACAAAGGAGATAGAGAGAAGAAAAGAGGAGTTGCAGACGATAATAAACACGATGAATGAAGGTTTGGCAATCCTCAATCGAGATCTAACGATCACCGGTTTCAACAGGAAGCTGATCGAGCTATTGGGGTATGAGGAGAAAGAGGTCTTGGGTAGAAGCGCCCTTGATTTCTTCACCGAGGAAAGCAAAGAGCGAATAAAAAATGAGATGAGTAAGAAACGATTAAAGGGACTCCCCTCAACTTATGAGGCGGAAGGGTTCACTAAAGATGGAAGGAGGGTCCATCTACTCATCTCTGCTGCGCCACTTTACAATGAAAAGGGGGAGATAACGGGATCGGTCGCCGTGCTCACCGAGATCACCCATCTCAAGGAGATGGAGAGAAAACTCAAGGAGTATGCGGAGAAGCTCGAGGAGAAAGTGGAGGAGAGGACGAGGAAACTTAAGGAGACGGAAGCGAGGTATTCCACCCTCTTCCAGAATGTTCGGGAAGGGGTGTTTATCGCAGACGAAGAGGGAAGGATAATCGAGGCAAATTCCGGGTTTATCTCACTTTTCGGCTACCAATCAAAGAAAGAGGTATTAAGAAAAAAGGTTCTCTTAAACCACTCCGTCAATAGGGAAATTTACCAGAGAATAAAAGATAGGATGACGGAAGAAGGGGAGATCAGTGGTATTGAAACCTCCTTTAAACGAAAGGATGGCACCACTTTCTATGCTTTCATCTCGGGTGCGGTGATAGAGGAGAAGGAAAAGGAGAAAAAGAGATTTTTCGGCACTATAACCGATATTACCGAGCGAAAGCTATTGGAAAATAAGCTCAAGGAAGCACTCGATTATGTAGAGAATATCATCGAGAGCTCCCACGATATCATCATCACTCTGGATCTTTCCCGCCGTATTGTCACCTTCAACCGGGCAGCTGAGTTAGCCTTCGGCTACCTCCGGGATGAGGTCTTGGGGCAATCCAGCGATATCCTTTACGCTGAGAAAGAAGTGGGAGAAAAGATCTTTAAAGCCACTCTGAATAAGGGAAGGTTCGAAGGCGAGGTGGTGAACAAAAGAAAAAATGGGGCGATATTCTACTCCTATCTAAGCTCCTCCTGTCTCAAAAACCGGGCAGGAGAGGTAATCGGTGTGATGGGCGTTTCCCATGACATAACCAAAGAGAAGGAGCTCGCAGAGGAAAAGGAGAGATACACCAAGGAGCTCGAGCGGTCGCTAAAGGAGCTCAAGAAGACCCAAGACCAGCTCATTCAGGCGGAGAAAATGGCTTCCTTGGGACAGCTACTTGCCGGCATCGCCCATGAGCTGAACACCCCAATAAGCTTCATCTCAGCCAACTTAAGGGCACTGACCGAATACCAACCGATCTTAGAGGAGCTTGTTTCAATTTGCGAATCCGGAGCGAAAAAACTCATAGAAGCTAAGAGAAAGGAAGAGGGAGAAAAAGCCCTTTCTTTCTTGAGGGAAAACAAACTCAAAGAGATAATAGACGACATCGCTCTCCTTGCTTCTCAGTCGCTTAAAGGAGCAGAGAGGATGATCCGTCTTATCTCCGATCTACGGAAGTTCTCCCGGATGGATCGGGGAGAGCTTATCTCCACTGATGTCAACGCCTGCCTCGACACTGCTCTGGCGCTCCTCCATAATGAGATCAAATATAAAGCAGAGGTAATAAGGGACTATGGGGATATCCCCCAGATCCTCTCTGCAGCAGGGAGACTGGAGCAGGTATTCGTGAACCTGCTTCTAAACGCCGCCCAAGCCATAAAGGAGAAAGGGAAGATAACCATAACCACCAGGAAAGAGGGGGAGAATGTGGTAATAAAGATAAGCGACACCGGCTGTGGCATATCAAAGACGGATCTTCCTCACATCTTTGATCCCTTCTTCACCACTAAGCCAAGAGATAAAGGGACGGGCCTCGGCCTTTCCATTGTCTACAACATAGTCAAACAGCATGGAGGAGACATAAAGGTAGAAAGCCGAAAGGGGGTGGGAACGACTTTCACCATAACTCTCCCCAAAATACCCCCTACCCCACCGACATCTTAA
- a CDS encoding endonuclease III yields MTSEEKLKRIAKILEDEFGIPKRERKDPLETLIKTILSQNTNDKNRDTAYEGLKKRFPTWKEAADASPFEIARVIRPGGLHNQKGERIKNLLLWVRKNYPSFDISPLCKLSFEELEERLGRLPGMGAKTLAILMLFSCGKEVFPVDTHINRIMKRLGIVPERATAERTFRLLKGKIPEGKSYSLHLNLINLGRTICRAKKPLCSHCPISSFCLYYQRKGR; encoded by the coding sequence ATGACCTCCGAGGAGAAACTAAAGAGGATCGCTAAAATCCTCGAGGATGAGTTCGGCATCCCGAAAAGGGAAAGAAAGGACCCCTTAGAAACGCTGATAAAAACCATCCTCTCCCAGAATACGAACGACAAGAACCGGGACACCGCTTACGAGGGGCTTAAGAAGAGGTTTCCAACCTGGAAGGAGGCAGCAGATGCTTCTCCTTTCGAGATCGCCCGCGTCATCCGCCCCGGTGGCTTACATAACCAAAAAGGGGAGAGGATAAAAAACCTCCTCTTATGGGTGAGGAAGAATTACCCCTCCTTCGATATCTCGCCCCTATGTAAGCTGAGCTTTGAGGAGCTGGAAGAGAGATTGGGAAGGCTTCCCGGTATGGGGGCGAAGACCCTCGCCATCCTGATGCTCTTTTCCTGCGGCAAGGAGGTCTTTCCCGTGGACACCCACATCAATCGGATTATGAAAAGGCTGGGCATCGTCCCTGAGCGAGCCACCGCAGAGAGGACCTTCCGTCTCCTCAAGGGAAAGATACCTGAAGGAAAATCCTACTCCCTCCATCTAAATCTCATCAACCTGGGAAGGACAATTTGCCGGGCGAAAAAGCCACTCTGCTCCCATTGCCCCATTTCCTCTTTTTGTCTATACTATCAGAGAAAAGGGAGGTGA
- a CDS encoding lactate utilization protein yields MEKRAEKAVSALRKRNIDAHFIKNREEALKLILGMIPKGATVALGGSVTLIETGLLDLLRKKEGITLLDRYKPGISKEEVAKMRLAGLTADCFISGTNAITLDGKLVNIDGIGNRVAAMAYGPDKVIIIAGYNKIVRDVEEGIRRIKEVAAPPNTVRVGANTPCSKTGFCNESACFPPERICNITTIIEGQRVSGRMSVVILAEELGF; encoded by the coding sequence ATGGAAAAACGGGCGGAGAAAGCGGTTTCCGCCTTGAGAAAGAGAAACATAGATGCTCACTTCATAAAGAACAGGGAGGAGGCGCTCAAACTTATCTTAGGGATGATACCCAAGGGAGCCACCGTCGCCCTTGGAGGATCGGTCACCCTCATCGAAACCGGTCTTCTCGATCTCCTAAGAAAGAAGGAGGGGATCACCCTTCTCGACCGCTATAAGCCGGGAATATCGAAGGAAGAAGTAGCCAAGATGCGTCTTGCCGGGCTTACTGCCGATTGCTTCATCTCCGGAACCAACGCCATCACCCTCGATGGGAAGCTGGTCAACATCGATGGCATTGGCAATCGAGTGGCGGCAATGGCTTACGGTCCTGATAAGGTAATCATCATCGCCGGTTATAACAAAATAGTGAGGGATGTCGAGGAAGGGATAAGAAGGATAAAGGAGGTAGCTGCTCCCCCAAATACGGTAAGGGTAGGAGCCAATACCCCCTGTAGTAAAACTGGCTTCTGCAACGAGAGCGCCTGCTTTCCTCCAGAGCGGATCTGCAACATCACCACCATCATCGAGGGGCAAAGGGTCTCTGGGAGGATGAGCGTGGTCATCTTGGCTGAGGAGCTCGGCTTTTAA
- a CDS encoding metallophosphoesterase family protein yields the protein MENQIKLGVISDTHGNEELLTLASSYLIDIVSVKKIYHLGDNYYDADPLLKRGIVLLRVPGIFEEGYIRGTLPKIVKDEVLGKKIVLVHRLEDLKEGGDVILYGHTHNFALYEKEGRIFINPGHLKEKSHKGREATFALVELTFSSLNAIIYNTRYQEVLRKTFYFKRPPHLLK from the coding sequence ATGGAGAACCAGATAAAGCTGGGGGTGATAAGTGACACCCACGGGAATGAAGAACTTCTCACCCTCGCCTCCTCTTATCTCATCGATATTGTCTCCGTCAAAAAGATATACCATCTGGGTGATAATTATTATGATGCTGATCCCCTCTTAAAAAGGGGCATAGTCCTCCTGCGGGTACCCGGTATCTTCGAGGAGGGGTATATCAGAGGAACCCTTCCCAAAATAGTGAAGGATGAGGTCCTGGGAAAGAAGATCGTCCTCGTTCATCGGCTCGAGGACTTGAAAGAAGGGGGCGATGTGATACTCTACGGTCATACCCACAACTTTGCCCTTTATGAGAAAGAAGGGAGGATATTTATCAACCCGGGGCATCTTAAGGAGAAGAGCCATAAAGGGAGGGAAGCGACCTTCGCCCTCGTAGAACTTACCTTCTCATCACTTAATGCGATCATCTATAACACCCGCTACCAAGAGGTCTTACGAAAAACCTTCTATTTTAAGCGACCTCCTCATCTATTGAAATAG
- a CDS encoding 3',5'-cyclic-nucleotide phosphodiesterase → MNFRVLGCYGGNMPGKFTTSFLLDEEIAIDGGAISLALTLPEQLKLRYVLLTHTHIDHTYSLPFFVDNIFSRAKERGIKITIYSHKAAISALKEHLFNNSSWPDFTLIPEKNPLLNFVEIKEKEEFRIGEFTVTPIYVNHIIPTMGFLIDKGDKTAIFVGDTKATKEIWKEANGRRKIDVLFIETSFPNRLKELADRSGHLTPIGLAAELEKFQHRPRIIVYHQKPEYIKEIEEELSALGNPELELARQGATYRF, encoded by the coding sequence ATGAACTTCCGGGTCCTTGGCTGTTATGGCGGTAATATGCCAGGAAAATTTACCACCTCTTTCCTCCTCGATGAGGAAATAGCTATAGATGGGGGCGCCATATCATTGGCTTTGACTCTTCCGGAACAGTTAAAACTCCGTTATGTCCTCCTCACCCATACCCACATCGATCACACCTATTCTCTCCCTTTCTTCGTCGACAACATCTTCAGCCGGGCGAAAGAGAGGGGGATCAAGATAACTATCTATTCTCACAAAGCTGCCATTTCTGCTTTGAAGGAGCACTTATTCAACAACTCCTCTTGGCCCGATTTCACCCTCATCCCTGAGAAGAACCCTCTCTTAAACTTCGTCGAGATAAAAGAGAAAGAGGAGTTTCGCATCGGAGAGTTCACCGTCACGCCAATCTATGTAAACCACATCATCCCCACGATGGGTTTCTTGATAGATAAAGGGGATAAGACCGCCATCTTCGTCGGTGATACCAAAGCTACCAAGGAGATATGGAAAGAGGCAAATGGGAGAAGGAAGATAGACGTCCTCTTTATTGAAACCTCCTTCCCCAACAGACTAAAAGAGCTCGCTGATAGAAGCGGTCATCTCACCCCTATTGGGCTCGCTGCCGAGCTTGAGAAATTTCAGCATAGACCGCGGATCATCGTGTACCATCAGAAGCCGGAGTATATCAAAGAGATAGAAGAAGAGCTTTCCGCCCTCGGAAACCCGGAGCTCGAGCTTGCCCGTCAGGGGGCTACCTATCGCTTTTAG
- a CDS encoding ABC transporter permease: MMFRALFYFIEEGFAGLVKHKSANLLAISVMAISLYVVGIFLLLNANLSLIAHRWQKEVQMNVFLKPGLKKQKIAKIEERIKRSPIIASYRFISEEEALARFKEFFPSLAPLISDLGKVPFPASFEIAIDPEYQKPEFVEDLIRTFSRLPGVDEVACDLTWIRRLQAVIGLLKLAGIFFGGVLVLAAISTTANVIKLLVYARREEIEIMRLVGASNAYIKGPFVVEGMVQGVLAGAFALLLLFLSYHFVRPYLASSFISEFLVATFLSKKAILGIIAGGGMVGMIASFFSLGGLLKI; encoded by the coding sequence ATGATGTTTCGTGCCCTTTTTTACTTTATCGAGGAAGGATTTGCCGGTTTAGTAAAACATAAGTCTGCAAATCTACTTGCCATTTCGGTTATGGCGATCTCCCTTTATGTGGTGGGTATATTCCTCCTGCTCAATGCGAACCTCTCCTTGATCGCCCATCGCTGGCAGAAGGAGGTTCAGATGAATGTCTTCCTCAAGCCGGGGCTAAAGAAGCAAAAAATCGCTAAGATCGAGGAGAGGATAAAAAGAAGCCCGATCATCGCCAGCTATCGCTTCATTTCGGAGGAGGAAGCGCTTGCCCGGTTCAAGGAGTTTTTCCCCAGCCTCGCTCCGCTTATTTCCGATCTGGGAAAGGTTCCCTTCCCCGCCTCTTTTGAGATAGCAATAGACCCAGAATACCAGAAGCCGGAGTTTGTCGAGGACCTCATCCGCACCTTCTCTCGCCTTCCCGGAGTGGATGAGGTCGCTTGTGATCTCACCTGGATAAGGAGGCTTCAAGCGGTCATTGGGCTTCTTAAACTGGCGGGCATCTTCTTCGGCGGGGTGCTTGTCCTCGCTGCCATCTCCACTACCGCCAATGTGATCAAGCTCCTCGTCTACGCAAGGAGGGAGGAGATCGAGATAATGCGCTTGGTCGGTGCCTCAAACGCCTACATCAAGGGTCCCTTTGTGGTTGAAGGTATGGTTCAGGGGGTTCTCGCTGGGGCGTTTGCCCTTCTCTTGCTTTTCCTCTCCTACCACTTTGTTCGTCCTTATCTCGCTTCGTCGTTTATCTCCGAGTTCTTAGTGGCGACATTCCTCTCAAAAAAAGCGATCTTGGGGATAATAGCAGGAGGCGGAATGGTGGGGATGATAGCCAGTTTCTTCTCTTTGGGAGGACTTCTTAAGATCTAA
- the ftsE gene encoding cell division ATP-binding protein FtsE produces MIQMFHVYKSYGKTPALRDINVHIEKGEFVFLTGPSGAGKTTFLRLVYREILPTQGQILVSGRNLASIPNRKVPFLRREMGIVFQDFKLLPHKTVFDNVTFVLKVLGVPLKERKHRAYHILRMVGMQDRLKAYPLQLSGGEQQRVAIARALVNNPSLILADEPTGNLDPEMSLEIMRIFDEVNKKGTTVVVATHDPTLIRFLNRRVIALDKGRLVPYRG; encoded by the coding sequence ATGATCCAGATGTTTCATGTCTATAAGAGTTATGGGAAGACCCCTGCCCTTAGGGATATAAATGTCCACATAGAAAAGGGAGAGTTCGTTTTCCTAACCGGACCGAGTGGGGCGGGAAAGACGACATTCCTCCGCTTGGTGTATCGGGAGATACTCCCTACCCAGGGGCAGATCCTGGTTTCGGGGAGGAATTTAGCCTCGATCCCGAATAGAAAGGTCCCTTTCCTCAGGCGGGAGATGGGGATAGTGTTTCAGGATTTCAAGCTCCTTCCCCACAAGACGGTTTTCGATAATGTTACCTTTGTCCTCAAGGTGCTCGGTGTCCCCTTGAAGGAACGAAAGCACCGCGCCTACCATATTCTTCGGATGGTGGGGATGCAGGATAGATTAAAGGCGTATCCCCTTCAGCTCTCCGGGGGGGAGCAACAGCGAGTGGCGATAGCGAGGGCGTTGGTCAATAACCCGAGCCTTATCCTGGCTGATGAGCCGACGGGCAATCTCGATCCGGAGATGTCCCTCGAGATTATGAGGATATTCGACGAGGTAAACAAGAAGGGAACCACGGTGGTGGTCGCCACTCACGACCCCACTCTCATTCGGTTTCTCAACCGTCGGGTCATCGCCCTGGATAAAGGGCGGCTCGTTCCCTATAGAGGTTGA